The Dioscorea cayenensis subsp. rotundata cultivar TDr96_F1 chromosome 7, TDr96_F1_v2_PseudoChromosome.rev07_lg8_w22 25.fasta, whole genome shotgun sequence genome includes a region encoding these proteins:
- the LOC120265811 gene encoding annexin D4, which translates to MAVSLPDEELEVLSHAFSGCGGLGVDENSLVDILKRWKQPEQRSLFRKSSSKFFRPDGHPHHYLFERWDDALIRTLKFEFARFKELVVLWTMHPWERDARFAHYVLHKAYPFTILVELGCTRSSEELLGARRAYQALYHHSLEEDVSIHVKQDYTNLLLGIVSAYRYEGPSWSEERAKLEAKVLGEAIRNPNAVKPVENQEVIRILTTRSKLQLRATFEHYKDIYGKSIDEDVGDDLCLQETVLCLKSPPTYFSKVINEALRDDVSKSTKEALTRVIVTRADADMKDIKDEYQRLYGVELENMISKGTHGNYRDALLSLVARQE; encoded by the exons ATGGCGGTTTCTCTCCCCGATGAAGAGCTAGAGGTCCTCAGCCATGCGTTCTCAG GATGTGGAGGGCTTGGAGTGGATGAGAATTCATTGGTGGACATATTGAAGAGATGGAAGCAACCGGAGCAGCGTAGTCTGTTCAGGAAGAGCAGCTCTAAGTTTTTCAGGCCGGATGGACACCCACATCACTATCTCTTTGAGAGATGGGATGATGCCCTCATTCGCACTCTCAAGTTTGAGTTCGCTCGTTTCAAG GAATTGGTGGTGCTATGGACAATGCATCCATGGGAAAGGGATGCTCGTTTTGCTCACTATGTGCTCCACAAGGCCTACCCCTTCACCATCCTGGTAGAGTTGGGCTGCACTAGATCATCTGAAGAGCTCCTTGGTGCCAGAAGGGCGTACCAAGCCCTCTACCACCATTCACTTGAGGAAGATGTCTCTATCCATGTCAAGCAAGACTATACCAAT TTGTTGCTTGGAATAGTGAGTGCATACAGATATGAAGGTCCAAGTTGGAGTGAGGAAAGAGCTAAATTAGAGGCCAAGGTTCTTGGTGAGGCTATCCGAAATCCTAATGCAGTGAAGCCTGTAGAGAATCAAGAAGTCATTAGGATACTGACCACCCGGAGCAAGCTTCAACTTAGAGCCACCTTCGAACATTACAAGGATATTTACGGGAAGTCGATTGATGAG GATGTTGGTGATGATTTGTGCTTGCAAGAGACTGTCCTATGCTTGAAATCACCTCCTACCTATTTCAGCAAG GTGATCAATGAAGCCTTGAGAGACGATGTCAGTAAGAGCACCAAGGAGGCTCTCACCCGAGTGATTGTAACTCGGGCTGATGCAGACATGAAGGATATCAAGGATGAGTATCAGAGGCTATACGGGGTTGAACTCGAAAATATGATAAGCAAAGGAACACATGGTAACTACAGGGATGCCTTGCTCTCTTTGGTGGCAAGACAAGAGTAA